The Populus alba chromosome 4, ASM523922v2, whole genome shotgun sequence genome contains a region encoding:
- the LOC118030343 gene encoding uncharacterized protein, producing the protein MAQILRGYELRLLRCTLTTPPPPSDSPSPRPPSDPNNLHSHINFLLTCIQSGNYLQALFSDSAKLVIASTQLDSTKSPDRVYNELVERVEQFIRDGGGGGGDEEDGFRVILVICVAIAAFFCFIQGNITGPVSEIPECPLLLKVEESIEWDSWARNQLISDGAHLLGKFSNLECIVFAKMLVMKAKDLLFEGSISSAYGIRSISWWLARVLLIEQRILDELSSSLFDLLQVSMGETLRHFGTLEHVANYWGDELGNEEAADIVSTVHLEAGIMEQTYGHVDSCRLHLESAEVASGIQLSLTGVLGYRTVHQVEPKQQRLLVVDRSSSHTGGISSTMSPGIKTHDSTTAKNDQHEISEASDIHRTPVLVETGEKSEIGAQGNQNVAPHGAAPLKAVQQAVILARCLLIEISSRHDELQRWDMAPFIETIDSQPTSFFTLRCFCDLLRIRWEKTRTRTKQRALEMMEKLVEGMHNSLPGVAQRIPFCYVANIPTIPALRKEHGELLISCGLMGEAITIFESLELWDNLIYCYCLLEKKAAAVQLIKKRLSEMPNDPRLWCSLGDVTNDDSCYEKALEVSNNKSARAKRSLARSAYNRGDYETSKIMWEAALALNSLYPDGWFALGSAALKARDVDKALVGFTKAVQFDPENGEAWNNIACLHMLRKRSEEAFIAFNEALKFKRDSWQMWAQFSHVALDVGNVHKALEAVRMVLNITSGKATGKEIDADILERIMLEIEERISRRPFKPPSVSDDTSLTTQHCPDDSHNDSINEAEQRIAVGRSRETEQLVELLGKILQQIVKRVSRADIWGLYARWHKLKGDLTMCSEALLKQVRSYQGSDLWKDRDRFKLYARASLELCKVYMEISSSTGSHRELSTAEMHLKNIVRQAGSFSDTEEFKDVQACLDEVKKRQSD; encoded by the exons ATGGCTCAAATCCTCCGCGGTTACGAACTCCGTCTCCTCCGCTGCACCCTAACAACGCCGCCTCCGCCGTCTGATTCCCCTTCTCCACGTCCACCGTCCGATCCTAACAACCTTCACTCCCACATCAATTTCCTCCTCACTTGTATCCAATCAGGAAATTACCTCCAAGCTCTCTTCTCTGACTCTGCCAAACTCGTCATTGCGTCAACACAGCTTGACTCAACTAAGTCACCCGACCGAGTTTACAATGAGTTGGTGGAGCGAGTTGAGCAGTTTATAAGGgatggcggcggcggcggcggcgatGAAGAAGATGGTTTCAGAGTTATTCTGGTTATTTGTGTTGCTATTGCTGCGTTCTTTTGCTTCATTCAGGGTAACATTACTGG gcCAGTGAGTGAGATACCTGAATGCCCTTTGCTATTGAAAGTTGAAGAATCTATAGAATGGGATAGTTGGGCTCGAAATCAGCTTATATCAGATGGCGCCCATTTGCTTGGGAAGTTCTCTAATCTTGAG TGTATAGTTTTTGCTAAAATGTTGGTCATGAAGGCAAAAGATTTGTTATTTGAAGGAAGCATCTCTTCGGCATATGGAATCAGAAGCATTTCATGGTGGCTTGCTAGAGTCTTGCTTATTGAACAAAGGATTTTGGATGAGCTATCCTCttcattatttgatttattgcaAGTGTCTATGGGTGAAACCCTACGGCATTTTGGCACCTTGGAACATGTAGCAAATTACTGGGGTGATGAGTTGGGTAATGAAGAAGCAGCTGATATTGTCTCAACAGTCCACTTGGAAGCAGGAATAATGGAACAGACCTATGGACATGTCGATTCGTGCAG ACTGCATCTTGAATCAGCTGAAGTAGCATCAGGGATTCAGCTTTCCCTTACAGGGGTTCTTGGCTATCGAACCGTGCATCag GTAGAACCGAAGCAACAAAGGCTACTTGTTGTGGATAGAAGCTCATCACACACTGGTGGTATCAGCTCCACAATGAGCCCTGGCATCAAGACACATGATTCTACTACTGCTAAGAATGATCAGCATGAAATATCTGAAGCCTCTGACATTCATAGGACACCAGTATTAGTGGAGACTGGTGAAAAGTCTGAAATTGGAGCACAAGGTAATCAAAATGTTGCTCCTCATGGTGCTGCCCCTTTAAAAGCAGTTCAACAGGCAGTGATTCTGGCACGGTGCCTTTTGATTGAAATAAGCAGTCGACATGATGAGCTTCAAA GATGGGATATGGCTCCATTCATAGAGACCATCGATTCTCAGCCCACATCATTCTTTACT TTACGGTGTTTTTGTGACCTCCTACGTATCCGATGGGAAAAAACTCGTACTCGCACAAAGCAGCGTGCTTTAGAGATGATGGAGAAATTG GTTGAGGGCATGCACAACTCTTTGCCTGGAGTGGCACAAAGGATTCCATTTTGTTATGTCGCTAATATACCTACTATTCCTGCCCTgcgaaa aGAACATGGTGAACTTCTAATTAGTTGTGGTTTGATGGGAGAGGCAATTACAATCTTTGAGAGTTTAGAGTTATGGGACAACTTAATATACTGCTACTG CTTATTGGAGAAAAAGGCAGCAGCTGTTCAACTCATCAAGAAACGGCTGTCTGAAATGCCCAACGACCCAAGGTTATG GTGTTCGTTGGGCGATGTTACAAATGATGATAGCTGTTATGAAAAAGCCCTTGAAGTTTCAAATAATAAGTCTGCACGAGCCAAG CGATCTCTTGCTCGTAGCGCTTACAATAGAGGAGACTATGAAACATCTAAAATCATGTG GGAGGCTGCACTGGCCCTGAATTCTTTATATCCAGATGGTTGGTTTGCTCTTGGTTCTGCTGCATTGAAG GCTAGGGATGTTGATAAGGCACTGGTTGGGTTTACTAAAGCTGTTCAATTTGATCCTGAGAATGGGGAGGCTTGGAATAATATTGCTTGTTT ACATATGCTAAGGAAGAGGAGCGAAGAGGCCTTCATTGCATTCAATGAAGCCCTGAAGTTCAA ACGAGACAGCTGGCAGATGTGGGCACAATTTAGTCATGTTGCCTTGGATGTTGGCAATGTTCATAAG GCTCTGGAAGCTGTTCGGATGGTTTTGAATATAACCAGTGGCAAAGCTACTGGTAAAGAAATTGATGCTGATATATTAGAGAGAATTATGTTAGAAATAGAAGAGAGGATTTCAAGGAGACCTTTTAAGCCCCCCAGTGTGTCGGATGATACTAGTCTTACCACTCAACATTGCCCTGATGATTCTCATAATGATTCCATAAACGAGGCAGAACAAAGAATTGCAGTTGGAAGGTCACGCGAAACTGAGCAGCTGGTGGAGTTGCTTGGAAAAATCCTACAGCAG ATAGTTAAAAGAGTAAGTAGAGCAGATATTTGGGGCTTATATGCAAGGTGGCACAAACTTAAAGGAGATCTTACAATGTGCTCTGAAGCCCTATTGAAGCAAGTTAGATCATATCAG GGATCTGATTTGTGGAAAGATAGAGATCGATTTAAACTTTACGCACGTGCATCATTGGAACTATGCAAGGTGTACATGGAAATTTCATCCTCTACTGGTAGTCATCGTGAACTCTCTACAGCTGAGATGCACCTGAAAAACATAGTTAGACAG GCCGGGAGCTTTTCTGACACAGAAGAATTCAAGGATGTTCAAGCTTGTCTTGATGAAGTGAAGAAACGTCAATCTGATTAA